In a genomic window of Magnolia sinica isolate HGM2019 chromosome 14, MsV1, whole genome shotgun sequence:
- the LOC131225819 gene encoding alpha-mannosidase-like isoform X1: MLSNHQIFTSFFPVHYSLPNGFHFEVNDESLPIQDDPRLYDCNVEQCINDFIDAAKTQANVTRTDHIMWKMGDDFQYQYAESWFKQMDKFIHYVNKAVICLDGDGCKLRSGLVKIEEGLTLLTR; encoded by the exons ATGTTGTCCAACCACCAGATTTTCACAAGTTTCTTTCCTGTTCATTATAGTCTTCCAAATGGTTTCCATTTTGAAGTCAATGATGAATCTTTACCTATACAG GATGATCCTCGTCTATATGACTGCAATGTTGAACAATGCATAAATGATTTCATTGATGCTGCTAAGACTCAA GCAAATGTGACACGTACAGATCACATCATGTGGAAAATGGGTGATGATTTTCAGTACCAATATGCTGAATCTTGGTTCAAACAAATGGACAAGTTTATCCATTATGTTAACAAG GCAGTtatctgtttggatggtgatggttGCAAGTTAAGAAGTGGACTGGTAAAAATTGAGGAAGGTTTAACTCTCTTGACACGTTAA
- the LOC131225819 gene encoding alpha-mannosidase-like isoform X2, giving the protein MLSNHQIFTSFFPVHYSLPNGFHFEVNDESLPIQDDPRLYDCNVEQCINDFIDAAKTQANVTRTDHIMWKMGDDFQYQYAESWFKQMDKFIHYVNKLSVWMVMVAS; this is encoded by the exons ATGTTGTCCAACCACCAGATTTTCACAAGTTTCTTTCCTGTTCATTATAGTCTTCCAAATGGTTTCCATTTTGAAGTCAATGATGAATCTTTACCTATACAG GATGATCCTCGTCTATATGACTGCAATGTTGAACAATGCATAAATGATTTCATTGATGCTGCTAAGACTCAA GCAAATGTGACACGTACAGATCACATCATGTGGAAAATGGGTGATGATTTTCAGTACCAATATGCTGAATCTTGGTTCAAACAAATGGACAAGTTTATCCATTATGTTAACAAG TtatctgtttggatggtgatggttGCAAGTTAA